Proteins encoded by one window of Vibrio panuliri:
- a CDS encoding cache domain-containing protein: MFLFALAFLILDSAEESTQAYKDRKLRVERVLEDTTQVINALEYSITSLYPLQNDRYVLPHTIKLNGDTCNFGGKSHTGKEYDFMFAGPKEMCDRNSPLFKKAYRRLFVAPSMAYFAKSISQISSIYFISADKFIISSPKAFAQSIEGDTFDKIISTRPYWTRTVKLASHSDSAIYTGDYQDYMTGRRVVTITRAIYVDGKFKGVLAIDNNLNDLIQYNFAGY; this comes from the coding sequence TTGTTTTTATTTGCACTCGCGTTTCTGATTCTTGATTCAGCGGAAGAATCGACGCAAGCGTATAAAGATAGGAAGCTGCGTGTTGAAAGGGTATTGGAAGATACCACCCAAGTGATTAATGCATTGGAGTACAGCATCACTTCGCTCTACCCGCTGCAAAATGATCGCTATGTATTGCCTCATACCATTAAACTCAATGGCGATACCTGTAACTTTGGCGGCAAGTCTCATACAGGTAAAGAGTATGACTTCATGTTTGCTGGCCCAAAAGAGATGTGTGATCGCAATTCTCCTCTGTTTAAAAAAGCCTACCGACGTCTGTTTGTTGCACCATCAATGGCGTATTTTGCTAAAAGTATTAGCCAGATTTCATCGATCTATTTTATCTCCGCCGATAAGTTCATCATTTCGTCACCTAAAGCATTTGCTCAGTCAATCGAGGGAGATACCTTCGATAAAATTATCTCAACTCGACCATATTGGACACGCACCGTTAAATTGGCCTCCCATAGTGATAGCGCAATTTATACGGGAGATTATCAAGATTACATGACTGGAAGACGAGTCGTTACCATTACTCGCGCAATATATGTGGATGGTAAGTTTAAAGGGGTTTTAGCCATTGATAACAACCTCAATGACCTTATCCAATACAATTTTGCCGGCTATTGA
- a CDS encoding GGDEF domain-containing protein, with product MFSFRYSKPVVVAGKETGLYLTVDEPRSVHIIHILEHDKPRLIALTCFYVLVLCILWFRYTQSAHARLKQLAMLDPMTNLLNRRGFEVKLKELPSSSYLAIAVFDIDDFKAINDNCGHNVGDDIICQVAKLLSNSLRQTDLIARFGGEEFVIAVTSESAELAHVILERVQSDMSSPEIRLCDDTVLQVTASGGAVIYPLAKVSDISQLWQEKGIIDADSLLYQAKKAGKNRIFIELGKRD from the coding sequence GTGTTTAGTTTTAGGTATTCCAAACCTGTCGTGGTAGCTGGGAAAGAAACAGGGCTTTACTTGACCGTTGATGAGCCGAGAAGCGTACACATCATCCATATTTTAGAACATGACAAGCCACGTTTAATTGCCTTGACCTGTTTTTACGTGTTGGTGCTGTGTATCTTATGGTTCCGCTATACACAATCGGCTCATGCTCGGCTCAAGCAGCTTGCCATGCTTGATCCGATGACCAACTTGCTCAACCGTCGAGGTTTTGAAGTCAAACTTAAAGAATTACCATCGTCGAGTTACCTCGCCATTGCTGTATTTGATATTGATGACTTTAAAGCGATTAATGACAATTGTGGTCACAATGTTGGTGACGATATCATTTGCCAAGTGGCAAAGTTGCTGAGTAATAGTTTACGCCAAACTGATTTAATTGCGCGTTTTGGTGGCGAAGAGTTTGTGATTGCGGTGACCAGTGAGTCGGCCGAGCTTGCACATGTCATCCTCGAACGAGTGCAAAGTGATATGAGTTCGCCTGAGATTCGTTTGTGTGATGATACCGTTTTGCAAGTGACCGCTTCTGGTGGCGCGGTGATCTATCCGTTGGCGAAAGTTAGTGATATTAGTCAGTTGTGGCAAGAGAAAGGGATCATTGATGCCGACAGTCTATTGTATCAGGCAAAAAAGGCGGGTAAGAACCGTATCTTTATTGAGCTTGGCAAGCGAGACTAA
- a CDS encoding co-chaperone GroES codes for MNIRPLHDRVIVERQEVESKSAGGIVLTGSAAEKSTRGVVLAVGKGRILENGTVLPLDVKVGDTVIFAEGYGTKTEKIDGKEVLIMSENDIMAIVE; via the coding sequence ATGAACATTCGTCCATTACATGACCGAGTTATCGTAGAGCGCCAAGAAGTTGAATCTAAGTCAGCAGGTGGCATTGTGCTTACTGGTTCTGCTGCGGAAAAATCGACTCGCGGTGTTGTTCTAGCTGTTGGCAAAGGCCGCATCCTAGAAAATGGCACTGTTCTACCATTGGACGTTAAAGTTGGTGATACGGTTATTTTCGCAGAAGGCTACGGCACAAAAACTGAGAAAATCGACGGTAAAGAAGTGTTGATCATGTCTGAAAACGACATCATGGCAATCGTTGAGTAA
- the glpX gene encoding class II fructose-bisphosphatase yields the protein MKRDLAMAFSRVTEGAALAGYKWLGRGDKNAADGAAVEVMRTLLNKTEISGEIVIGEGEIDDAPMLYIGEHVGTGGDEVDIAVDPIEGTRMTAMGQSNALAVLAAGEKGSFLKAPDMYMEKLVVGPGAKGCIDLNKPLKENLENIAKALNKTLDTLVVITLAKPRHDDVIAEMQQMGVRVFAVPDGDVAASILTCMPDSEVDVMYCVGGAPEGVVSAAVIRALDGDMHGRLLPRHQVKGDTEENRIYGAAELARCKEMGVEAGIVLKMEDMARSDNVVFSATGITKGDLLEGISRQGNIATTETLLIRGRCRTIRRIKSTHYLERKDPEVRDIIL from the coding sequence ATGAAACGCGATTTAGCAATGGCATTTTCTCGAGTCACTGAAGGCGCAGCACTAGCCGGTTACAAATGGCTAGGCCGTGGCGATAAAAACGCAGCCGACGGTGCCGCAGTTGAGGTAATGCGCACCCTTCTCAACAAGACCGAGATCAGCGGTGAAATCGTTATTGGTGAGGGTGAAATTGATGACGCACCAATGCTCTACATTGGCGAGCATGTGGGTACCGGTGGCGATGAAGTAGATATTGCCGTTGACCCAATCGAAGGCACTCGTATGACCGCAATGGGTCAATCGAATGCGTTAGCTGTACTTGCCGCAGGTGAAAAAGGTAGCTTCCTTAAAGCGCCAGATATGTACATGGAAAAATTAGTGGTAGGTCCTGGTGCAAAAGGCTGTATCGATCTAAACAAACCACTGAAAGAAAACCTAGAAAACATCGCCAAGGCACTGAATAAGACTTTAGATACCTTAGTGGTAATTACCCTCGCAAAACCACGTCATGATGACGTCATTGCAGAAATGCAACAGATGGGCGTACGAGTATTTGCTGTGCCTGATGGTGATGTCGCGGCATCTATCCTAACTTGTATGCCAGATAGTGAAGTCGATGTGATGTACTGTGTCGGTGGTGCACCAGAGGGTGTGGTTTCTGCTGCGGTTATTCGCGCACTGGATGGCGATATGCATGGTCGTCTGTTGCCACGTCATCAAGTGAAAGGCGATACCGAAGAAAACCGTATTTACGGTGCGGCAGAGCTGGCTCGTTGTAAAGAGATGGGCGTTGAAGCAGGTATTGTTCTAAAAATGGAAGACATGGCGCGCAGCGACAATGTTGTATTCTCTGCGACAGGGATTACTAAGGGCGATTTGCTAGAAGGCATTAGCCGTCAAGGTAATATTGCCACAACTGAAACACTTCTTATCCGTGGTCGTTGCCGCACGATTCGTCGCATCAAATCCACGCATTACCTTGAGCGTAAAGACCCAGAAGTACGCGACATCATTCTATAA
- the zapB gene encoding cell division protein ZapB produces the protein MSFEVLEKLEAKIQTAVDTIALLQMEVEELKEEKEKLSAEATELRASREELEQKSQQMQQEHAAWQDRIRNLLGKMDEVE, from the coding sequence ATGTCTTTTGAAGTACTAGAAAAACTAGAAGCAAAAATTCAAACTGCAGTGGATACAATCGCACTTCTTCAAATGGAAGTAGAAGAGCTTAAAGAAGAAAAAGAAAAACTATCTGCAGAAGCAACAGAGCTGCGTGCAAGCCGTGAAGAGCTTGAGCAAAAATCTCAGCAAATGCAGCAAGAGCATGCTGCATGGCAAGATCGCATCCGTAACCTACTTGGTAAGATGGATGAAGTAGAGTAA
- the metF gene encoding methylenetetrahydrofolate reductase — protein sequence MGYTHASHIDALNQNIAELSDNINVSFEFFPPSSEKMEETLWNSVHRLKTLKPKFVSVTYGANSGERDRTHSIIKEIKSATGLVAAPHLTCIDASREELIQIADDYWSNGIQSIVALRGDIPPGGGAPEMYASDLVELLKSRHDFDISVAAFPEVHPEAKSAQADLLNLKRKVDAGASRAITQFFFDVESYLRFRDRCVAAGIDVEIVPGILPVSNFKQASRFAAQNHVKVPGWMAKQFEGLDDDPTTRQLVGASQALDLVRILSREGVKDFHFYTLNRAEMTYALCHTLGVRPQA from the coding sequence ATGGGATACACGCACGCTAGTCATATCGACGCCTTGAACCAAAATATTGCTGAGCTTTCAGACAATATCAACGTCTCATTTGAATTTTTTCCTCCTAGCAGCGAGAAGATGGAAGAAACCCTGTGGAACTCCGTACATCGTTTAAAAACCCTCAAGCCAAAGTTTGTTTCGGTCACTTATGGCGCTAACTCAGGTGAGCGAGATCGAACCCACTCGATCATCAAAGAGATCAAGTCAGCGACTGGTTTAGTAGCGGCACCACATTTAACGTGTATTGATGCCTCTCGAGAAGAGTTGATTCAAATTGCCGACGATTATTGGTCTAACGGCATTCAAAGTATTGTAGCACTGCGTGGTGATATTCCACCCGGTGGTGGTGCGCCAGAGATGTATGCCTCCGATCTGGTTGAACTACTCAAGTCACGCCACGATTTTGATATCTCTGTCGCTGCTTTCCCTGAAGTACACCCTGAAGCTAAAAGTGCTCAAGCGGATTTGCTCAACCTAAAACGCAAAGTCGATGCTGGTGCTAGTCGCGCAATTACCCAATTCTTTTTCGACGTAGAAAGCTATCTGCGTTTTCGTGACCGTTGTGTTGCCGCAGGCATTGATGTGGAAATTGTGCCGGGGATATTACCCGTATCAAACTTCAAGCAAGCCTCACGCTTTGCCGCACAGAACCATGTCAAAGTGCCGGGCTGGATGGCTAAGCAGTTTGAAGGGCTCGATGATGACCCAACGACACGACAACTGGTTGGTGCAAGCCAAGCACTAGATTTGGTAAGAATTCTAAGCCGTGAAGGCGTAAAAGACTTCCATTTCTATACGCTAAACCGAGCAGAGATGACTTACGCACTTTGCCACACCCTTGGCGTTCGCCCTCAAGCATAA
- the groL gene encoding chaperonin GroEL (60 kDa chaperone family; promotes refolding of misfolded polypeptides especially under stressful conditions; forms two stacked rings of heptamers to form a barrel-shaped 14mer; ends can be capped by GroES; misfolded proteins enter the barrel where they are refolded when GroES binds) translates to MAAKDVKFGNDARVKMLEGVNILADAVKVTLGPKGRNVVLDKSFGAPTITKDGVSVAREIELEDKFQNMGAQMVKEVASQANDAAGDGTTTATVLAQAIVNEGLKAVAAGMNPMDLKRGIDKAVIAAVEELKALSVPCEDTKAIAQVGTISANSDSSVGNIIAEAMEKVGRDGVITVEEGQALQDELDVVEGMQFDRGYLSPYFINNQESGSVDLESPFILLVDKKVSNIRELLPTLEAVAKASRPLLIIAEDVEGEALATLVVNNMRGIVKVAAVKAPGFGDRRKAMLQDIAILTGGTVISEEVGLELEKVTLEDLGQAKRVAITKENTTIIDGVGEEAMIQGRVAQIRQQIEDATSDYDKEKLQERVAKLAGGVAVIKVGAATEVEMKEKKDRVEDALHATRAAVEEGVVAGGGVALIRAASKIVDLQGDNEEQNVGIRVALRAMEAPIRQITRNAGDEESVVANNVKGGEGSYGYNAATGEYGDMIAMGILDPTKVTRSALQFAASVAGLMITTEAMVTDLPQKEGAGMPDMGGMGGMGGMGGMM, encoded by the coding sequence ATGGCTGCTAAAGACGTTAAATTTGGTAATGACGCACGCGTAAAAATGCTAGAAGGTGTAAACATCCTAGCGGACGCGGTAAAAGTAACGTTAGGTCCTAAAGGCCGTAACGTTGTACTAGACAAATCTTTTGGTGCACCAACGATTACTAAAGATGGTGTATCGGTTGCGCGTGAAATTGAACTTGAAGATAAGTTCCAAAACATGGGCGCGCAAATGGTTAAAGAAGTTGCGTCTCAAGCAAACGACGCGGCGGGTGACGGTACAACAACTGCGACAGTACTAGCACAAGCTATCGTAAATGAAGGTCTTAAAGCAGTAGCTGCGGGTATGAACCCAATGGACCTTAAGCGTGGTATCGATAAAGCGGTTATCGCAGCAGTAGAAGAGCTAAAAGCACTGTCGGTTCCATGTGAAGATACTAAAGCTATTGCGCAAGTAGGTACTATCTCTGCAAATTCTGATTCAAGCGTAGGTAACATCATTGCTGAAGCAATGGAAAAAGTAGGCCGCGACGGTGTAATTACTGTTGAAGAAGGCCAAGCGCTGCAAGATGAACTGGATGTTGTAGAAGGTATGCAGTTCGATCGTGGTTACCTATCTCCTTACTTCATCAACAACCAAGAGTCTGGCTCTGTTGATCTAGAAAGCCCATTTATTCTGCTTGTAGACAAGAAAGTTTCTAACATTCGTGAGCTTCTACCAACGCTAGAAGCAGTTGCGAAAGCATCTCGTCCGCTACTTATCATCGCTGAAGATGTAGAAGGCGAAGCACTTGCAACGCTAGTTGTGAACAACATGCGTGGCATCGTGAAAGTGGCAGCGGTTAAAGCACCTGGTTTTGGTGATCGCCGTAAAGCTATGCTTCAAGACATCGCGATTCTAACAGGCGGTACAGTCATCTCTGAAGAAGTGGGTCTAGAGCTTGAGAAAGTAACGCTTGAAGACCTAGGTCAAGCGAAGCGCGTTGCGATCACCAAAGAAAACACGACGATTATCGACGGTGTAGGTGAAGAAGCGATGATTCAAGGTCGTGTTGCACAGATTCGTCAGCAAATCGAAGATGCGACTTCTGATTACGACAAAGAGAAGCTACAAGAGCGCGTAGCTAAGCTTGCTGGTGGTGTTGCGGTGATTAAAGTTGGCGCAGCAACTGAAGTAGAAATGAAAGAGAAGAAAGACCGCGTTGAAGATGCGCTACACGCGACTCGCGCTGCGGTTGAAGAAGGCGTGGTTGCTGGTGGTGGTGTTGCACTTATCCGTGCTGCATCTAAGATTGTTGACCTACAAGGCGACAATGAAGAGCAAAACGTTGGTATCCGCGTTGCGCTACGCGCAATGGAAGCACCAATCCGTCAGATTACTCGTAACGCTGGTGACGAAGAGTCAGTGGTTGCCAACAATGTTAAGGGCGGTGAAGGCAGCTACGGCTACAACGCAGCGACAGGTGAGTACGGCGATATGATCGCAATGGGTATCTTAGACCCAACTAAAGTGACTCGTTCAGCGCTTCAGTTTGCAGCATCAGTTGCTGGTCTAATGATCACTACTGAAGCTATGGTAACTGACCTACCACAAAAAGAAGGCGCTGGTATGCCTGACATGGGTGGTATGGGCGGTATGGGTGGCATGGGCGGTATGATGTAA